A portion of the Magnolia sinica isolate HGM2019 chromosome 17, MsV1, whole genome shotgun sequence genome contains these proteins:
- the LOC131230346 gene encoding uncharacterized protein LOC131230346, producing MAGNEEVEKGVSKTPDFVYRISTAEEWEVFQKEGKIFGGDLDKNSGFIHLSNLDQVIGTLRNFFQGREDLYLLQIDTKKLGEGLVYEAVDGSTYFPHFYGPSRSFIPLSLDAVAKSEKLEFVGGEFSCSLLK from the exons ATGGCCGGAAACGAAGAAGTAGAGAAAGGAGTGTCGAAAACCCCAGATTTCGTCTACAGAATCAGCACAGCAGAGGAATGGGAAGTATTTCAGAAGGAGGGCAAAATCTTCGGAGGAGATCTCGACAAGAACTCCGGTTTCATCCACCTCAGCAATCTTGATCAG GTAATTGGTACTCTGCGGAACTTTTTCCAGGGAAGGGAGGACCTGTACCTGCTTCAAATTGACACAAAGAAG CTTGGTGAGGGATTAGTTTATGAAGCTGTCGATGGTTCCACTTACTTCCCTCATTTCTATGGTCCGTCTCGGAGTTTTATCCCGCTCTCATTGGATGCTGTTGCCAAGTCAGAGAAATTGGAATTTGTAGGAGGTGAGTTCTCTTGTAGTTTGCTGAAATAG